From one Brachypodium distachyon strain Bd21 chromosome 4, Brachypodium_distachyon_v3.0, whole genome shotgun sequence genomic stretch:
- the LOC100828129 gene encoding uncharacterized protein LOC100828129 encodes MGIDHDAISKWHLSGAPIDYDVMSKWMGFDTEEEVDTTKKNVRKKTKIKTVIREMTPEILAMLDYKVKPVPPSMFEQNPKKALFKRNVNDRILMLQDKIRREYDEVKGYYTYQVEVTDDEEEVEDAAAHGHKEDFFENHKEEYEIVPPLVPLARGRRRYRPGVVKQATGCKKLA; translated from the coding sequence ATGGGAATCGATCACGATGCTATTTCCAAGTGGCATTTGAGCGGGGCGCCAATCGATTACGATGTAATGTCCAAGTGGATGGGGTTTGATACGGAAGAAGAAGTGGATACGACCAAGAAGAatgtgaggaagaagaccaagaTTAAGACGGTGATTCGCGAGATGACCCCAGAAATTTTGGCTATGCTAGACTACAAAGTGAAACCCGTGCCTCCATCGATGTTTGAACAGAATCCCAAGAAAGCCCTCTTTAAGAGGAACGTCAACGACCGTATTCTGATGCTGCAGGACAAGATTAGACGTGAGTACGACGAGGTTAAGGGCTATTATACGTACCAGGTAGAGGtcaccgacgacgaggaggaggtggaagaTGCAGCTGCCCACGGCCACAAGGaagatttttttgagaatcacAAGGAGGAGTATGAGATAGTTCCTCCGCTTGTTCCATTAGCACGAGGGCGAAGAAGATACCGTCCTGGAGTCGTCAAGCAAGCAACTGGCTGTAAGAAATTAGCTTAG
- the LOC100828831 gene encoding uncharacterized protein LOC100828831 — protein sequence MQVEMASKWIVVGRFITTGTFSSSRLFQRMREIWHLRGGMEYKELAGSRFLIEFEQEGDFLHVLTGGPWTYLGDALLVVAYDGVSSVADIDIHILPIWVRIFDLPVPMLNATAGREVGELLGPVRMVHTDNRGKAWDNFLRVRIEHDIYRPIESVVRIQDKMGRNFKRYDVKYERIPRFCFYCGIVGHCYSSCLIPEEDKKVRFCEDQIASPYKKFDHRSFYLPGEQSRAKKQLYLPSRDMLGRWKGDGRSAAPEEGKDGGLRTQNTAHAVPTASPVSADRNVTDPVVADALNGVSDAVGKLTVTGHTLDSQGEKEAVPKETTPAAKPKGKTSSRRRTKTDGQKGTHIKAARTEQNVEKIGRLEGSESKMQNERVARQKALQVLKDKIQLLGKRRLEEYMEGKEVEDEAQKKIKHAPAVLAAGQGEGNEGIRQTEATSHGATGELTGAKESARQEQ from the coding sequence ATGCAGGTCGAGATGGCCAGCAAGTGGATCGTCGTTGGCCGCTTCATCACCACGGGCACCTTCAGCTCCTCCCGCCTGTTCCAGCGCATGCGAGAGATCTGGCACCTGCGAGGCGGCATGGAGTACAAGGAGTTGGCAGGTAGCCGGTTCCTGATTGAGTTTGAGCAAGAGGGTGACTTCCTCCACGTGCTCACGGGAGGTCCATGGACGTATCTGGGTGATGCGCTCCTGGTTGTTGCCTACGATGGTGTCTCCTCAGTCGCCGACATTGACATCCATATCCTACCAATCTGGGTGAGGATCTTTGACCTCCCGGTGCCGATGCTGAACGCAACTGCTGGGAGAGAGGTGGGTGAACTGCTGGGACCTGTGAGAATGGTGCACACTGACAACCGCGGCAAGGCATGGGATAACTTCCTCCGCGTCCGAATCGAGCATGACATCTACAGGCCCATTGAGAGTGTTGTCCGCATCCAGGACAAGATGGGCAGAAACTTTAAGAGGTATGATGTTAAATATGAGAGAATTCCTCGTTTTTGCTTCTACTGCGGTATAGTGGGACATTGCTACAGCTCATGCCTGATACCGGAGGAAGATAAGAAAGTACGTTTCTGCGAAGACCAGATTGCGTCGCCGTACAAGAAGTTTGACCATCGTAGCTTCTACCTGCCGGGCGAACAGTCGAGGGCGAAGAAGCAGCTGTATCTGCCAAGCCGGGACATGCTGGGCAGGTGGAAAGGTGATGGCCGGAGTGCTGCACCAGAGGAGGGGAAAGATGGCGGCCTGAGGACGCAGAACACTGCTCACGCTGTACCGACGGCCTCCCCGGTGTCAGCAGACCGCAATGTGACTGACCCGGTGGTCGCAGACGCCCTCAACGGGGTGTCCGATGCTGTTGGTAAACTGACTGTTACAGGGCATACTCTGGACTCACAGGGGGAGAAGGAGGCTGTGCCGAAGGAAACAACCCCTGCGGCGAAGCCGAAGGGCAAGACTTCAAGCCGGCGCAGGACGAAGACGGATGGGCAGAAGGGCACTCACATCAAGGCAGCGAGGACAGAACAAAACGTGGAAAAGATTGGCAGGTTGGAAGGCAGTGAGTCGAAGATGCAGAATGAGAGGGTAGCGAGGCAGAAGGCGCTGCAGGTGCTAAAGGACAAGATCCAGCTCCTTGGCAAGCGGAGGCTGGAGGAATACATGGAAGGGAAGGAGGTAGAAGATGAAGCACAGAAGAAAATCAAACATGCCCCTGCGGTGCTTGCTGCTGGCCAAGGGGAAGGGAATGAAGGAATTAGACAGACGGAGGCGACCAGCCACGGGGCCACTGGCGAACTGACGGGCGCGAAGGAGAGCGCCCGTCAGGAGCAATGA